A portion of the Acidisoma sp. PAMC 29798 genome contains these proteins:
- a CDS encoding isochorismatase family protein encodes MALTTVDPHTALIIIDLQKGVIGLRTVPAIADIIDRAGLLADAFRERGLPVVLVNVDGGAPGRTEQPRPTGSRPYGWTDLIPALNQNPSDIVVTKRSWGAFATTDLDARLKARGVTQVVIAGVATGTGVEATARQAYEQGFNVTLAIDAMTDLRPEAHAYSITNVFPRLGETGTSEEIINLLPKRIA; translated from the coding sequence ATGGCGCTAACCACAGTCGATCCTCATACGGCCCTCATCATCATCGATCTGCAAAAGGGCGTCATCGGTCTCCGCACCGTCCCCGCGATCGCAGACATCATCGACCGGGCTGGCCTCTTGGCAGATGCCTTCCGCGAGCGAGGGCTGCCGGTGGTGCTCGTCAATGTCGATGGCGGGGCACCAGGCCGCACCGAACAGCCCCGCCCAACAGGGTCCCGTCCCTATGGATGGACCGACCTCATTCCGGCGCTGAACCAGAACCCCAGCGACATCGTGGTGACGAAACGGAGCTGGGGCGCCTTCGCCACCACCGACCTTGACGCCCGGTTGAAAGCACGGGGCGTTACCCAGGTGGTGATCGCAGGCGTGGCGACCGGAACCGGTGTCGAGGCGACGGCACGACAAGCCTATGAGCAAGGGTTCAACGTCACCCTCGCCATCGATGCGATGACCGATCTGCGTCCCGAAGCTCATGCCTACAGCATCACCAACGTCTTCCCGCGCCTCGGTGAGACCGGAACGAGCGAAGAGATCATCAATCTTCTGCCAAAAAGGATCGCCTGA
- a CDS encoding MarR family winged helix-turn-helix transcriptional regulator has product MNAAPDTPSDTRASDLAQSLRALIGRLKRRMRDQAHIGDLTPSQLSVLLRLEKDGPATASSLARAEGIRPQSMGPVISALEGAGLVEGAPDAADGRQTILSLTDACRIWVEEGRAARQDWLTRTLQVRLSPEEQGKLVDAVALLQRIVDD; this is encoded by the coding sequence ATGAACGCTGCGCCAGATACCCCCTCCGACACACGTGCTTCAGACCTAGCGCAGAGCCTTCGCGCCCTGATCGGCAGGCTGAAGCGCCGGATGCGAGACCAGGCGCATATCGGCGACCTGACGCCGTCCCAGCTGTCAGTTCTGCTCCGTTTGGAAAAGGACGGTCCGGCCACAGCGTCGAGCCTTGCCCGGGCGGAAGGAATACGTCCGCAATCGATGGGGCCAGTGATTTCCGCATTGGAAGGCGCCGGCCTTGTGGAAGGTGCGCCGGATGCGGCGGACGGACGGCAGACCATCCTCTCGCTCACGGATGCCTGCCGCATATGGGTCGAGGAAGGGCGGGCGGCGCGCCAGGACTGGCTAACCCGTACGCTTCAGGTGCGTCTGTCGCCCGAAGAGCAGGGCAAGCTTGTGGACGCCGTCGCCCTTCTGCAGCGGATCGTCGACGATTGA
- a CDS encoding SDR family oxidoreductase, translated as MQSILITGCSSGFGLEIAKYFLDRSWRVIATMRTPDETILPAAPNLTLLQLDVADPASIAQAIASAGEIDVLVNNAGIGWLNALEGTPIEMVRRIFETNTFGTMAMTQAVLPQFRARNAGTIVNVTSTVTLRPLPLLSIYTASKAAVNAFSESVALELQPFNIKVKLVLPGLAPDTRFGENARALAQGVFDFPPPYAPLGQAVMAGFAAEHAEVTRPLDVAEAVWRAVTDDTAPARLPAGADAVTWFKET; from the coding sequence ATGCAATCCATCCTCATCACCGGCTGTTCCTCGGGCTTCGGCCTGGAGATCGCCAAATACTTTCTGGACCGCAGCTGGCGCGTCATCGCCACCATGCGCACCCCGGACGAGACCATCCTTCCTGCCGCCCCCAATCTGACACTGCTGCAGCTGGACGTGGCGGATCCTGCCAGCATCGCCCAGGCCATCGCGAGCGCCGGCGAGATCGATGTCCTGGTCAACAATGCCGGCATCGGGTGGCTGAATGCCCTTGAAGGCACGCCGATCGAGATGGTCCGCCGCATCTTCGAGACCAATACATTTGGCACCATGGCGATGACCCAGGCCGTTCTGCCGCAATTCCGCGCCCGCAACGCCGGGACCATCGTCAACGTAACCTCCACAGTCACGTTGCGCCCTTTGCCGCTGCTCTCGATCTACACGGCCAGCAAGGCAGCGGTGAACGCGTTCTCGGAATCCGTCGCGCTTGAACTTCAACCTTTCAACATCAAGGTCAAACTCGTGCTGCCAGGCCTCGCCCCCGACACCCGGTTTGGGGAGAATGCACGCGCCTTGGCCCAAGGCGTATTCGACTTCCCACCCCCCTATGCTCCGCTTGGCCAGGCCGTCATGGCGGGATTTGCCGCGGAACACGCGGAGGTCACGCGGCCTTTGGATGTCGCGGAGGCCGTTTGGCGAGCCGTCACGGACGATACTGCCCCCGCGCGCCTTCCCGCCGGAGCGGACGCCGTCACCTGGTTCAAGGAGACCTAA
- a CDS encoding AraC family transcriptional regulator: MADPLTEIVTLLRPRIKFSKVASGAGPWRLRKEGDGHLFYCAVVEGRCRLQVEGREALMLGVNDFVLIPAAADFTMSSLHPGAEGMALSEPVCLPSGEFRLGDLAGPANVRNLVGHCVFASPDAALLVSLLPDLVHVRGEASLATLVALVGEEARGAKPGQEVVLAHLLEVMLIEALRSAAGVGASPGLLRGLADERLAVAIRRMHEAPGRGWSVAELAREAGLSRSSFFDRFGREVGVAPMEYLLTWRMALAKGLLRRHGGGVAEVAEKVGYRSASAFSVAFTRHVGTAPARYARDVLAGV; the protein is encoded by the coding sequence ATGGCCGATCCCCTGACCGAAATCGTCACGCTCCTCCGGCCGCGGATAAAGTTTTCCAAGGTGGCCAGCGGCGCCGGGCCTTGGCGGCTGCGCAAAGAGGGAGACGGACATCTCTTCTATTGCGCAGTGGTGGAGGGCCGCTGCCGGTTGCAGGTGGAGGGGCGTGAGGCCCTGATGCTCGGGGTCAATGATTTCGTACTGATCCCCGCAGCCGCGGATTTTACGATGAGCAGTCTGCATCCAGGAGCGGAGGGCATGGCCCTGTCCGAGCCGGTTTGCCTGCCATCGGGTGAGTTTCGGCTGGGCGATCTCGCGGGGCCGGCCAATGTGCGCAATCTCGTCGGGCATTGCGTCTTTGCGTCACCAGATGCCGCGCTCTTGGTCTCGCTTTTGCCAGACCTTGTGCATGTGCGGGGCGAGGCGAGCCTGGCGACGCTTGTGGCCCTGGTGGGGGAGGAAGCGCGCGGGGCCAAGCCGGGGCAGGAGGTGGTGCTGGCGCATTTGCTGGAGGTGATGCTGATCGAGGCGCTTCGGTCGGCAGCCGGGGTAGGGGCGTCACCCGGCTTGCTGCGCGGGTTGGCGGATGAAAGACTGGCCGTCGCCATTAGGCGCATGCATGAGGCACCGGGGCGAGGATGGAGCGTGGCGGAGCTGGCACGGGAGGCGGGCTTGTCGCGCTCATCGTTTTTTGACCGGTTCGGCCGGGAGGTTGGCGTGGCGCCGATGGAATATCTGCTGACCTGGCGGATGGCTCTGGCGAAGGGCCTGCTGCGGCGCCACGGCGGCGGCGTCGCCGAGGTCGCGGAGAAGGTCGGGTATCGGTCTGCTAGTGCCTTCAGCGTGGCCTTCACCCGGCATGTGGGGACGGCGCCGGCGCGCTATGCCCGGGACGTATTGGCAGGCGTTTAA
- a CDS encoding VOC family protein: protein MTQVLEQTSVSQALNAVGQADAFMGKIVEIAIVTRDHKRTMEGLWKLGIGPWQVYTFGPHNTENQTYRGVPSAFELKVCFAQSGTMIWEIMQPISGPSIFAEFLERHGEGIHHVAYDCNNIPFEERIEEFAKRGFKLTQSGSWLGKNHFAFFETEQETTTCFETYIFPEDWEYPDPDEFYPPRA from the coding sequence ATGACACAAGTTCTAGAGCAAACTTCGGTGTCGCAGGCACTTAACGCCGTCGGTCAAGCCGATGCATTTATGGGCAAGATCGTAGAGATCGCGATTGTGACTCGCGATCACAAACGGACGATGGAAGGCTTATGGAAGCTCGGCATCGGTCCATGGCAGGTCTATACGTTTGGGCCACACAATACGGAAAACCAGACGTATCGAGGCGTGCCGAGTGCCTTTGAATTAAAGGTTTGCTTCGCGCAGTCGGGTACTATGATTTGGGAGATTATGCAGCCCATCTCTGGCCCTAGCATATTTGCGGAATTCCTGGAGCGTCATGGAGAAGGGATCCACCACGTTGCCTATGATTGTAATAACATTCCTTTTGAGGAACGGATAGAGGAGTTCGCCAAGCGTGGTTTCAAGCTTACGCAATCCGGGAGCTGGCTTGGCAAAAATCACTTTGCCTTTTTTGAAACGGAACAGGAGACAACGACCTGCTTCGAGACTTACATCTTTCCGGAAGACTGGGAATATCCGGACCCTGATGAGTTCTATCCTCCGCGTGCATGA
- a CDS encoding NADP-dependent oxidoreductase: MLIETMKAIRFHAFGGPEVLVYEDAPKPALKPGEVLVRVHAVGINPPDWYLRDGYKMLPPAWQPQVSFPAIPGTDISGVVAAIAEDVETFAVGDEVYAMVRFPGGLAGGSKAYADYVSVPVSDLARKPTGIDHRHAAAAPMSLLTAWQFMIALGHDEPNPLQPNAHEPVPLEGKTVLVNGAAGGVGHFAVQIAKLKGAHVIAVASGKNEQLLRELGADAFIDYTTTAPEDVAHDVDLVIDAVGGPTTDSFLRTLKRGGALFPIFPLGFSAAEDAEKRGIIVSATQVRSNGAQLTDLGRLLDDGTIRVVVDSTYPLADARKAHERAAQGHIQGKIVLDVA, encoded by the coding sequence ATGTTGATAGAGACGATGAAGGCAATCCGGTTCCATGCGTTCGGCGGCCCCGAGGTGCTGGTCTATGAGGATGCGCCTAAGCCCGCACTGAAGCCGGGCGAAGTGCTCGTCCGCGTGCATGCGGTCGGCATCAATCCCCCCGATTGGTATCTGCGCGACGGGTATAAGATGCTGCCTCCCGCGTGGCAGCCGCAGGTGTCTTTCCCCGCCATACCGGGCACCGACATTTCGGGCGTGGTCGCAGCGATCGCGGAGGATGTCGAGACCTTTGCCGTCGGCGACGAGGTCTATGCGATGGTGCGTTTTCCGGGCGGCCTCGCCGGGGGCAGCAAGGCCTACGCAGACTATGTCAGCGTGCCGGTGTCGGACCTAGCGCGCAAGCCGACCGGCATCGATCATCGGCATGCGGCCGCAGCACCGATGTCGCTGCTCACCGCATGGCAATTCATGATCGCGTTGGGACATGATGAACCGAACCCGCTTCAGCCGAACGCGCATGAGCCGGTTCCGCTCGAGGGCAAGACGGTCCTCGTGAACGGGGCCGCAGGCGGCGTGGGGCATTTTGCCGTGCAGATCGCGAAACTAAAAGGCGCGCATGTCATTGCCGTGGCATCGGGAAAAAATGAGCAGCTTCTGCGCGAGCTCGGCGCCGATGCGTTCATCGACTACACCACGACCGCTCCCGAAGATGTGGCCCATGACGTCGATCTTGTCATCGATGCCGTCGGCGGTCCGACCACGGATAGTTTCCTGCGCACGCTGAAGCGCGGCGGCGCCTTGTTCCCCATATTCCCCTTGGGCTTTTCCGCTGCTGAAGACGCAGAGAAACGGGGCATCATTGTCTCGGCGACCCAGGTCCGCTCAAACGGTGCGCAATTGACGGACCTCGGACGCTTGCTCGATGACGGCACGATCCGCGTTGTTGTGGACAGCACCTATCCGCTTGCCGACGCCCGCAAGGCGCATGAGCGGGCGGCCCAAGGCCACATTCAAGGCAAGATCGTGCTCGATGTGGCGTGA
- a CDS encoding TetR/AcrR family transcriptional regulator: protein MRADAQKNYDHLLAVARDVVTEDGAEASLRDIARRAGVGLGTLYRHFPRREVLLEALLRTSFDALTVRAGALEKSTSPADALTSWLREIVVVTHSYRGAIASMVAAIAEPDSALHASCVTMKAAGTQLLVRAQAEGVARADIDGTDLFALVSAVAWLHDQPSFAPRADHLVDVIASAILTRG, encoded by the coding sequence ATGCGAGCCGACGCCCAAAAAAACTATGACCACCTGCTGGCGGTCGCGCGGGATGTGGTGACCGAAGACGGCGCGGAGGCGTCGCTGCGCGATATCGCGCGTCGGGCTGGCGTTGGCCTCGGCACGCTCTACCGTCACTTTCCAAGGCGGGAGGTCTTGCTCGAAGCCCTGCTGCGCACGAGTTTCGATGCACTCACAGTGAGGGCCGGCGCACTGGAAAAGTCGACGTCACCGGCAGATGCATTGACGTCCTGGTTGCGCGAGATCGTGGTCGTGACACACAGTTATCGGGGCGCCATCGCGTCGATGGTGGCGGCCATCGCCGAACCGGACTCTGCGCTTCACGCATCCTGCGTCACCATGAAGGCGGCCGGCACGCAGCTTCTTGTGCGCGCTCAGGCCGAAGGGGTGGCGCGCGCCGATATCGACGGCACGGACCTCTTCGCGCTGGTGAGTGCGGTTGCGTGGCTGCATGATCAGCCCTCATTCGCACCACGCGCCGATCACCTCGTCGATGTCATCGCCAGCGCCATCCTGACCAGGGGCTAA
- a CDS encoding helix-turn-helix domain-containing protein has product MAFSPSTCVMHGAAKLTLRAGDMMIIDSSLPTEIKRQKHRAITLFIPRAKVSAICPDPGRLAGRLMRPDGIAGVLRAHLQATIDNASHMLPQQQVLAMDVAMQLALAALSEESGALLDAEVLDGGLYHAAKTHIARDCTKFATNPLSVVQYLKCSRTVLYRAFAKHGESVSACIWRARLAHARQMLNADRNRHLSINEIAFRSGFTDHSTFDRMFKRAYGTKPGEMRQMSLERSQTR; this is encoded by the coding sequence ATGGCCTTTTCGCCCAGCACCTGCGTGATGCACGGCGCCGCCAAGCTTACCCTGCGCGCCGGCGACATGATGATTATTGATTCCAGCTTGCCGACGGAGATCAAGCGCCAAAAGCACCGGGCCATTACCCTGTTCATTCCGAGGGCGAAGGTAAGCGCGATATGTCCAGACCCCGGCCGTCTCGCCGGGCGGTTGATGCGGCCCGACGGCATTGCCGGTGTTTTACGCGCGCATTTGCAGGCGACCATCGACAATGCGTCGCATATGCTGCCCCAGCAGCAGGTTCTGGCCATGGACGTTGCCATGCAGCTGGCGCTTGCCGCATTATCGGAGGAGTCCGGCGCCCTTCTGGATGCCGAGGTGCTGGACGGCGGGCTGTACCATGCGGCGAAAACACATATCGCCCGGGACTGTACGAAGTTCGCAACAAATCCACTCTCTGTCGTGCAATATCTAAAGTGTTCGCGCACCGTGCTGTATCGGGCGTTTGCCAAGCATGGCGAGAGTGTGTCTGCGTGCATCTGGCGGGCCCGCCTCGCTCATGCAAGGCAGATGCTGAACGCAGACCGGAATCGTCATCTCTCGATCAACGAAATCGCTTTCCGAAGCGGTTTCACCGATCATTCAACCTTCGACCGGATGTTCAAGCGCGCCTATGGCACGAAGCCCGGAGAAATGCGCCAGATGAGCCTGGAGCGTAGCCAGACGCGCTAG
- a CDS encoding Gfo/Idh/MocA family protein codes for MITKDARRLRVGILGCGPIAQFAHLDACVKARNADLYAICDAAPDLLARMAATYEPTRTFADYDAMLADPDVEAVIIAVSDAYHVPMAMRALEAGKHVLCEKPIGTSVAEGEALRDAVNRSGRSLQVGHMKRFDPGLEAARDFVRDEMGELLALKAWYCDSTHRYTNTDAVQPLPVTSKLARKPSGNPKADLAQYFMLAHGSHLVDTARFLCGEITEVRARLSTRFGAYCWFVETSFANGTLGHLDLTVAVRMDWHEGFQLYGEHGSILAKTYNPWFYRSSDVEIFSEKDATYRRPLGADGHFFRRQLEGFAEAVLDGAPMRGADVEDGLASIRAMVAIAQSVRSGDSVRLADVTGAV; via the coding sequence ATGATCACGAAAGACGCCCGCCGCCTTCGGGTCGGTATTCTCGGCTGCGGTCCGATTGCGCAATTCGCGCATCTGGACGCCTGCGTGAAAGCCCGCAACGCCGATCTTTATGCGATCTGCGATGCAGCCCCCGATCTGCTCGCCCGCATGGCCGCAACTTATGAGCCGACCAGGACTTTCGCCGATTACGATGCCATGTTGGCGGATCCCGACGTTGAGGCCGTGATCATCGCAGTGTCGGACGCTTATCATGTGCCGATGGCCATGCGCGCGCTGGAGGCGGGGAAGCACGTGCTGTGCGAAAAGCCCATCGGCACGTCGGTCGCCGAAGGCGAAGCGCTGCGTGATGCGGTCAACCGGTCTGGCCGCAGTCTGCAAGTCGGTCATATGAAACGCTTCGACCCCGGCTTGGAAGCGGCCCGGGATTTCGTGCGAGACGAAATGGGTGAGTTGTTAGCCCTGAAGGCATGGTATTGCGATTCCACGCATCGCTATACCAATACCGATGCCGTCCAGCCGCTCCCGGTGACGAGTAAGCTGGCCCGTAAGCCGAGTGGCAATCCCAAGGCCGATCTTGCGCAATATTTCATGCTCGCCCATGGCAGCCATTTGGTCGACACCGCGCGTTTCCTGTGCGGAGAGATCACCGAGGTGCGTGCGCGGCTTTCGACGCGGTTCGGTGCGTATTGCTGGTTTGTGGAAACGAGTTTCGCGAATGGCACGCTGGGTCATCTCGACCTCACCGTCGCTGTGCGGATGGACTGGCACGAGGGCTTCCAGCTTTACGGCGAACACGGCAGCATTCTCGCCAAGACCTACAATCCCTGGTTCTACCGGTCCAGCGACGTCGAGATCTTTTCGGAAAAAGACGCGACCTATCGCCGACCGTTAGGCGCCGATGGGCATTTCTTCCGTCGGCAGCTTGAAGGTTTCGCGGAGGCGGTGCTGGATGGCGCGCCGATGCGCGGTGCCGATGTCGAGGATGGGTTGGCCTCGATCCGCGCAATGGTGGCAATCGCGCAGTCCGTGCGCAGTGGCGATAGCGTCCGGCTCGCCGATGTAACTGGCGCCGTGTGA
- a CDS encoding sugar phosphate isomerase/epimerase family protein gives MQIGIFAKTFSGTSVEAILMAVREAGYAVSQFNLSCAGLASMPDAVSEKVLRKIRAATKASGVSLVALSGTYNMIHPDEAVRARGLRQLGVVIAAASHLGIPLVTLCTGTRDAEDQWRHHQNNADPSAWHDLVTEMAKALALAERFGVDLGIEPEPSNVVTSALDARRLIDDMASPRLRVVLDPANLFETATAEAAAALVRDAVERLGARIAMAHAKDRAAIGRLVPVGHGIVDFADFVARLRGVGFDGPLVAHGLSAEEAPAVARYLRAVTT, from the coding sequence ATGCAGATCGGGATTTTCGCAAAGACCTTTTCGGGCACGAGCGTCGAGGCCATTCTCATGGCTGTGCGCGAGGCCGGCTATGCGGTGTCGCAGTTCAATCTGAGCTGCGCGGGGCTGGCGTCGATGCCGGATGCCGTGTCGGAAAAGGTGCTGCGGAAAATCCGCGCGGCGACCAAGGCGAGTGGCGTTTCCCTCGTTGCGCTGTCAGGTACCTACAACATGATCCATCCGGATGAGGCTGTCCGCGCGCGTGGCCTCCGGCAACTCGGCGTCGTCATCGCCGCGGCGTCGCATCTCGGCATTCCGCTCGTGACGCTATGCACCGGCACGCGTGACGCGGAGGATCAGTGGCGGCATCACCAAAACAACGCGGACCCGTCTGCCTGGCATGATCTGGTGACGGAGATGGCGAAGGCGCTGGCACTTGCCGAGCGCTTCGGCGTCGATCTGGGTATTGAGCCGGAGCCGTCAAATGTGGTGACATCGGCCCTGGATGCACGGCGGCTGATCGATGACATGGCCTCGCCACGCCTGCGCGTCGTGCTCGATCCCGCCAATCTGTTCGAAACCGCCACGGCAGAGGCGGCGGCTGCCCTGGTGCGCGACGCGGTGGAGAGGCTGGGCGCCCGGATAGCCATGGCCCATGCCAAGGATCGCGCTGCGATTGGTCGCCTCGTCCCGGTCGGTCACGGCATCGTCGACTTCGCCGATTTCGTCGCACGGCTGCGGGGTGTGGGATTCGATGGACCGCTGGTGGCCCATGGGTTGAGTGCCGAGGAAGCGCCGGCCGTGGCGAGATACCTGCGGGCTGTCACGACATGA
- a CDS encoding alpha/beta fold hydrolase, translated as MTRLVRGGAVLQIFDKGRGFPIVFQHGLGGDQGQVARNLPPEMEARILTVECRGHGGSSAGDVRPFSIKVFAEDVLAAVDAAGIDRFVIGGISMGAAIALRIAAHHPNRVAGLALVRPAWLFEPAPQTMRPYAEVAAALRDHPPEEARAVFGCSATARHLAEHAPDNLASLLGFFDHPDRALTAHLLADIAADGPGVSAERAAAIGVRTVAIGCAEDEVHPLSYAKTLATVMRGAFIEVAAKARAPARHFAEVGSAIGEFFETLDIKTGGG; from the coding sequence ATGACGCGGCTGGTACGCGGCGGTGCAGTCCTGCAGATCTTCGACAAGGGCAGGGGATTTCCCATCGTTTTCCAGCACGGTCTCGGCGGTGATCAAGGGCAGGTCGCACGGAACCTGCCGCCCGAGATGGAGGCGCGCATCCTGACCGTGGAATGTCGTGGCCACGGCGGCTCCTCGGCGGGCGACGTGCGACCCTTCTCCATCAAGGTCTTCGCGGAGGATGTGCTTGCCGCCGTCGATGCGGCGGGGATCGACCGCTTTGTCATCGGCGGCATTTCGATGGGGGCGGCGATCGCCCTGCGCATTGCGGCGCATCATCCCAACCGCGTCGCCGGTCTGGCTCTGGTGCGGCCGGCTTGGCTGTTCGAGCCCGCGCCACAGACGATGCGGCCTTACGCGGAGGTCGCCGCCGCGCTGCGTGACCATCCGCCCGAGGAAGCACGCGCCGTCTTCGGGTGTTCGGCGACGGCGCGCCATCTGGCCGAGCATGCGCCCGACAACCTGGCCTCCTTGCTCGGCTTTTTCGATCATCCGGATCGCGCGTTGACCGCCCATCTTCTTGCCGATATCGCGGCGGACGGGCCCGGCGTGAGCGCAGAGCGCGCGGCCGCCATCGGCGTCCGGACAGTCGCCATCGGCTGCGCGGAGGATGAGGTCCATCCCCTGTCCTACGCCAAGACGCTCGCGACGGTGATGCGTGGCGCCTTCATCGAGGTTGCGGCCAAGGCGCGCGCGCCCGCACGCCATTTCGCTGAGGTGGGGAGCGCGATAGGGGAGTTTTTCGAGACGCTCGACATCAAAACCGGAGGTGGCTGA
- a CDS encoding ABC transporter substrate-binding protein has translation MNAKHLRAVLLRGCCLATALGAVTLGGHAARAQTIGFVPSIASDPFFVSMEYGAQQEAKALGIKLVWQGAMGVYSPTAQLPFVNAVLNQKPAGFVLVPTDSNALMPSVNRAVALHIPVVTADTSVADTTNIVGAVTGDNIGGGALAADLVNEALGGKGEVYLMNGLPGVSTDELRKQGFESKIKTYPGLKYLGFQFSSDQPSHAAQVVRDLLLRYPKLGAVFCIDDETAIGVIQGLRNAGKLGQVKVVAYDAEPGEVAALKAGDLIGLIAQQPVLEGQMAVKMAVDATKGIKPAQKNNILPDILIKRETMDNQSQYFYRGQ, from the coding sequence ATGAACGCTAAACATCTGAGAGCCGTTTTGCTTCGCGGCTGCTGCCTGGCGACAGCCTTGGGGGCCGTGACACTCGGCGGCCATGCGGCGCGCGCGCAGACCATCGGCTTCGTGCCCAGCATCGCCTCCGATCCGTTCTTCGTTTCGATGGAATATGGCGCGCAGCAGGAAGCCAAGGCGCTTGGCATCAAGTTGGTATGGCAGGGCGCGATGGGCGTCTATTCGCCGACAGCACAGCTACCGTTTGTGAACGCCGTGCTGAATCAAAAGCCCGCCGGCTTCGTGTTGGTGCCGACGGATAGCAACGCGCTGATGCCCTCGGTGAACCGTGCCGTTGCCTTGCACATCCCAGTCGTGACCGCCGATACCAGCGTTGCCGACACGACGAATATCGTCGGCGCCGTCACCGGCGATAACATTGGCGGCGGTGCCTTGGCCGCCGATTTGGTCAATGAGGCATTGGGTGGCAAAGGCGAGGTCTATCTCATGAACGGGCTGCCCGGCGTCAGCACGGATGAGCTCCGCAAGCAAGGTTTCGAGAGCAAGATCAAGACCTATCCTGGCCTCAAATATCTCGGCTTCCAGTTCAGTAGCGACCAACCGAGCCATGCGGCCCAGGTCGTGCGCGATCTGCTGCTGCGCTATCCGAAACTCGGCGCTGTCTTCTGCATCGATGACGAAACCGCCATCGGCGTGATCCAGGGCCTGCGCAACGCGGGCAAGCTCGGCCAGGTGAAGGTCGTGGCCTATGATGCGGAGCCGGGCGAAGTGGCGGCCTTGAAGGCCGGCGACCTCATTGGCCTGATTGCGCAGCAGCCGGTGCTGGAAGGCCAGATGGCAGTGAAGATGGCGGTCGATGCCACCAAGGGTATCAAGCCCGCACAGAAGAACAACATTCTGCCTGACATCCTCATCAAGCGTGAGACGATGGACAACCAATCGCAATATTTCTATCGCGGCCAGTAA
- a CDS encoding ABC transporter permease, whose amino-acid sequence MATPPSITPPKDSWLSRRPLVRQQVLLILALAVIVGIFEVLNPGFLGTDNISSILQDSTETILLAFAETLVIITGGIDISVGATLGLSGIVGSIVLVAVGQAGFGALPSLILGTVAALAVGFIIGLCNALMITRARVTPFIATLAMLGIATGLTFVLTNGVDISGLAPQIATWGNTVFFDVLTLPIVVTAILGVIVASFLHGARFGRWTFAVGSNARAARGAGIPVQRHLMKIYVISGLLSAVAGVLVFMRLGTGSPLEGANDELNAIAAVVIGGASLFGGTGTIIGTLLGALIIGTIVNGLIVAGIQPYWQTVIIGVIIAIAVMVQERGRARD is encoded by the coding sequence ATGGCGACCCCTCCATCAATCACGCCGCCCAAGGACTCCTGGCTGTCGCGCCGTCCCTTGGTGCGTCAGCAAGTGCTTCTGATCCTGGCCCTCGCCGTGATCGTCGGTATTTTCGAGGTGCTCAATCCGGGCTTCCTCGGCACCGACAATATCAGCAGCATTCTCCAGGATTCGACGGAGACGATTCTGCTCGCCTTCGCCGAGACCCTGGTCATCATTACCGGCGGCATCGACATTTCCGTGGGGGCCACACTGGGGCTTTCCGGCATCGTCGGTTCCATCGTGCTGGTGGCCGTGGGGCAGGCGGGCTTTGGTGCTTTGCCGAGTCTGATCCTGGGCACGGTGGCGGCCCTGGCAGTCGGTTTCATCATCGGACTCTGCAATGCCTTGATGATTACCCGCGCACGGGTGACGCCGTTTATCGCGACGCTCGCCATGCTCGGCATCGCGACAGGCCTGACCTTCGTTCTGACGAACGGCGTCGATATTTCGGGCCTGGCGCCGCAGATTGCCACCTGGGGCAATACGGTTTTCTTCGATGTGCTCACTCTGCCGATCGTCGTGACGGCAATCCTGGGTGTGATCGTCGCATCGTTCCTGCACGGCGCGCGCTTCGGGCGCTGGACCTTCGCCGTGGGATCCAATGCGCGGGCAGCACGCGGCGCCGGCATTCCAGTACAGCGGCATCTGATGAAAATCTACGTCATTTCCGGGCTGCTATCCGCCGTCGCGGGCGTGCTCGTCTTCATGCGCCTCGGCACGGGCTCACCGCTTGAAGGCGCCAATGACGAGTTGAACGCAATCGCCGCTGTCGTAATCGGCGGCGCAAGCCTGTTCGGCGGCACTGGCACCATCATCGGCACGCTGCTCGGCGCGCTGATCATCGGCACGATCGTCAACGGCCTCATCGTCGCCGGCATCCAGCCTTATTGGCAGACTGTCATCATCGGCGTGATCATCGCGATCGCCGTCATGGTGCAGGAACGCGGCCGGGCGAGGGACTGA